A single Cannabis sativa cultivar Pink pepper isolate KNU-18-1 chromosome 7, ASM2916894v1, whole genome shotgun sequence DNA region contains:
- the LOC115696876 gene encoding glucan endo-1,3-beta-glucosidase 14, which translates to MGTFIYKIATTFVLHILLVIALSLSFSGVMSLGINYGQVANNLPPPAKVLELLTSLKVTKTRIYDTSPGVLTAFANSNVEIIVTIENQMLPQLMDPQQALQWVTTHIKPYYPATRITGIAVGNEVFTDDDSSSFVTYLVPAMVSIHSALAQLGLDTYIKVSTPSSLAVLENSYPPSAGTFKTEVNTVILQLLKFLQSTNAPFWINAYPYFAYKGDPTRVSLDYVLFNPNTGMIDPYTKLRYDNMLYAQVDAIIFAMARMGFSNIEVRVSETGWPSKGDPNELGATVENAATFNRNLLRRQLGNEGTPLRPNMRLEVYLFALFNEDMKPGPTSERNYGLFQPDMTMAYNVGLSTLASTTTTATSSTPSSASISLTSSASSHKAAKMDNQSLVLWIMFVYLLTFQVFMRRPFY; encoded by the exons ATGGGAacttttatttacaaaattgCCACTACCTTTGTTCTTCATATTCTTCTTGTTATTGCTCTATCTCTTAGCTTTTCAG gTGTTATGTCTTTGGGGATTAATTATGGTCAAGTGGCTAATAATTTACCACCACCGGCTAAAGTGTTGGAACTATTAACTTCTCTCAAAGTAACAAAAACAAGAATTTACGATACGAGTCCAGGTGTCCTAACCGCATTCGCTAATTCCAACGTTGAAATAATCGTGACCATAGAGAATCAAATGTTACCTCAATTAATGGACCCACAACAAGCGCTTCAATGGGTAACGACACACATAAAGCCATACTACCCTGCGACGCGGATCACGGGAATTGCAGTGGGGAACGAAGTATTCACAGACGACGATTCATCTTCCTTCGTTACCTACCTCGTCCCAGCTATGGTCAGCATTCACTCAGCTTTAGCCCAATTAGGTCTCGACACGTATATAAAAGTCTCAACACCAAGTTCCTTAGCTGTCCTCGAAAATTCCTACCCACCTTCAGCAGGAACATTCAAAACCGAGGTCAACACCGTAATTTTACAACTCCTCAAGTTCCTTCAATCAACAAACGCACCGTTTTGGATCAATGCCTACCCATACTTCGCTTACAAAGGAGACCCGACCCGAGTCTCGTTAGACTACGTTCTATTCAATCCAAATACGGGTATGATCGACCCGTACACTAAGTTACGTTACGACAACATGTTGTACGCTCAAGTAGACGCGATCATATTTGCTATGGCGAGAATGGGGTTTAGTAACATCGAAGTTCGGGTTTCGGAAACGGGTTGGCCCTCGAAAGGTGACCCGAATGAACTCGGGGCAACGGTTGAGAACGCAGCTACGTTTAATAGAAACCTTTTGAGAAGACAATTGGGTAATGAAGGGACTCCATTGAGACCAAATATGAGACTTGAGGTTTACTTATTTGCTTTGTTTAATGAAGACATGAAACCTGGTCCCACATCGGAGAGAAATTATGGGTTGTTTCAACCCGATATGACAATGGCTTATAACGTTGGTTTGTCTACATTGGCTAGTACTACAACTACTGCCACGTCATCAACACCTTCTTCAGCTTCTATTTCTCTCACCTCTTCTGCTTCTTCACATAag GCAGCTAAAATGGATAATCAAAGCCTGGTGTTGTGGATCATGTTTGTGTATTTGCTGACCTTCCAAGTTTTTATGAGAAGACCATTTTATTAA